One Glycine max cultivar Williams 82 chromosome 4, Glycine_max_v4.0, whole genome shotgun sequence DNA segment encodes these proteins:
- the LOC106798474 gene encoding uncharacterized protein, whose product MGIFSQGKWCWDLKWRRNLFDYEQHTTVTFMEAITDIQIQPHMQDIQVWKADRSGIYSTKSAYRLLKTTTPIMEANILKIVWNLNVPPRAVIFSWRLILDRLPTRRNLLRRNVQKQDTSCPLCGNAQEEVDHLFFNCEMTLGLWWESMSWNQMVGPIASSPAAHFIQFCEGYVIGKNQSHRYGWWVALTNSIWKHRNQVVFEGNHFQPSKVMDDALFLNWSWLKTREKHFRFSFNQWSSNLVAYFS is encoded by the coding sequence ATGGGAATCTTTTCCCAAGGAAAGTGGTGTTGGGACTTAAAGTGGAGAAGAAATTTATTTGACTATGAGCAACATACAACTGTGACATTCATGGAAGCAATTACTGACATTCAAATCCAGCCTCATATGCAGGATATTCAGGTTTGGAAAGCTGATCGCAGTGGTATATATTCTACTAAGTCAGCTTACAGACTTTTGAAGACCACCACCCCAATTATGGAGGCCAACATCCTGAAGATTGTATGGAATCTGAATGTACCCCCAAGGGCTGTGATTTTCTCATGGAGACTTATCCTAGATAGACTGCCCACTAGAAGAAATCTCCTtcgaagaaatgtgcagaagcAGGATACTTCATGCCCTCTGTGTGGGAATGCTCAAGAGGAGGTGGATCATTTGTTCTTCAATTGTGAAATGACCTTAGGGCTGTGGTGGGAATCTATGAGTTGGAATCAGATGGTTGGCCCCATTGCATCATCTCCAGCAGCACACTTTATTCAATTCTGTGAGGGCTATGTCATAGGGAAAAATCAATCTCATCGATATGGATGGTGGGTAGCTCTGACTAACTCTATATGGAAGCATAGAAACCAGGTGGTTTTCGAGGGTAATCACTTTCAACCATCTAAAGTGATGGATGATGCTTTATTCCTCAATTGGTCATGGTTAAAGACCAGAGAGAAACACTTCAGGTTTTCTTTCAACCAATGGTCTTCTAACCTTGTGGCTTATTTTAGTTGA